The following is a genomic window from Candidatus Micrarchaeia archaeon.
ATTTAAATGTAATCTTTTTATTTTTTTATCCAGTTTTTTAACTTTTTTATTTTTTTATCAATTTTTTATCAAATTTATTAATTCATATATTAATTTAAATCACGCGCGTTCGTACTTGTGCAATAATTTTACAACTACCTCATAAAATTAAAAAAAAAATTACAGAGGTAAAAAATTACCACAATTCGAAAAGTATTTAAATCTTGTCCTTTTATTTCAAAGCAGAGGCGATATAGTATGGAAAGTTTAGTAAAGAGTGTAATGAACGAGCAAGGGCCAGCTCAAAACGAAGTAGAAGATATGGGCTCTGACAAAATTAAAATTGTAACAATAGGTGTAGGTGGTGGAGGAAACAATACCATTAACAGATTAATAAAATCTGGAGTAAAGGGTACAGAATTAGTTGCTGTAAACACAGATAAGCAACATCTAAGTATTTTACATGAAAGAGCAAGAAAAGTTCTTATCGGAAGAAGTATAACCAAAGGTCTAGGTGCTGGTGGTTATCCAGAAACTGGAACTAAAGCAGCAGAAGTAGATAGAGGATTATTAGAAAAAGAAGTAGAAGGTGCACATTTAGTATTTATATGTGCAGGTATGGGTGGTGGAACTGGTACAGGAGCAGCACCAGTCATTGCACAAGTTGCAAAAGAACAAGGAGCAATTACAATTGCAATGGTTACTTATCCTTTTAATTTAGAAAGAGCAAGAAGGATAAAAGCAGACCAAGGAATTGGTGATTTGAAAAAGGTT
Proteins encoded in this region:
- a CDS encoding cell division protein FtsZ (GTPase; similar structure to tubulin; forms ring-shaped polymers at the site of cell division; other proteins such as FtsA, ZipA, and ZapA, interact with and regulate FtsZ function), whose protein sequence is MESLVKSVMNEQGPAQNEVEDMGSDKIKIVTIGVGGGGNNTINRLIKSGVKGTELVAVNTDKQHLSILHERARKVLIGRSITKGLGAGGYPETGTKAAEVDRGLLEKEVEGAHLVFICAGMGGGTGTGAAPVIAQVAKEQGAITIAMVTYPFNLERARRIKADQGIGDLKKV